The sequence below is a genomic window from Ottowia sp. SB7-C50.
GGCGCTGGCGCGCGTCGATGAAGGCGGCGGGCCGTTTCTGCTGTTCGGCGCCACCGGCAGTGGCAAGACCGAGGTGTACCTGCGCGCGGCGGCACGTGCCCTGGCGCAGCACGCATCGGCCCAGGTGCTGGTGCTGGTGCCCGAGATCAACCTCACGCCCCAGCTGCTGGCCCGCTTTGCCGAGCGCTTTGGCACCGGCGCCGTGGTGGCGATGCACAGCGGGCTGACACCCGCGCAGCGCCTGGCGGCCTGGCTGAGCGCGCACCTGGGCCAGGCGCGCATCGTGCTGGGCACGCGCGTGGCCGTGCTGGCCTCGCTGCCGGGGCTGCGGCTGATCGTGGTCGACGAAGAGCACGACCCCAGCTACAAGCAGCAGGAAGGGGCGCGCTATTCGGCACGCGACCTGGCCGTGTACCGCGGCAAGCTGACCGGCGCCACGGTGGTGCTGGGCTCGGCCACGCCGTCGCTCGAAAGTTGGCACGCCAGCACGCCCGCGCCCGACGGGCCGGGGCGCTACGTGCGCCTGGCCATGCCGCGCCGCGTGGGGCTGGGGCCGGACGACGACCCTGCGCTGGGCCTGCCCCGCGTGCGCCGCGTCGACATGGGCCGACAGCCGCGCGACGCGCTGATCGCGCCGCCGCTGATGGCGGCCATTGCCGAGCGCGCGGCGCGCGGCGAACAGTCGCTGCTGCTGCTGAACCGCCGCGGCTGGGCGCCGGTGCTGCACTGCGCCGACTGCGGCTGGCACAGCGAGTGTCCCCACTGCAGCGCCTTCCGCGTCTTCCACAAGATCGACCGCACCCTGCGCTGCCACCACTGCGGCCTGACCGAGCGCGTGCCGCGCGCCTGCCCGGCCTGCGGCAACCTGGACATCGGCACGCGCGGGCGCGGCACCGAGCAACTGGAGGAGCGCCTCGTCGAATGGCTGGCGGACGCCACGCGGCCGGATGGCGAGCGCGTGCGCGTGGCCCGCGTCGACGCCGATTCCACGCGCGGCGCAGGGCAGCTCGAAGCCAGCCTGGCGCGCGTGCATGCGGGCGAGGTCGATGTGCTGGTGGGCACGCAGATGATCGCCAAGGGACACGACTTTCGGCGCGTCACGCTGGTGGCCGCCGTCAACCCCGATGCGGCGCTGTTTTCGAGCGACTTCCGCGCACCGGAGCGGTTGTTTGCGCTGCTGATGCAGGCCGCAGGGCGCGCCGGGCGCGACACGCGCACGGGCCAGGCCGAGATGTGGGTGCAGACGCATCACCCGCAGCACCCCTTGTTCGGATCGCTCAAGGCGCACGACTACCCCGGTTTTGCGGCGCGCGAACTGGCCGAGCGCGCGCAGGCCGGCCTGCCGCCGCATGCGCACCTGGCATTGCTGCGCGCCGAAGCGCGCACCCAGGACGCGGCGCAGGCCTTTCTGACGGCCGTGGCCGAGGCCGCCCGTGACGCCACGCGCGCCGACCCGGCAGCGGCGCACGTGCATTGGTACCCGGCGGTGCCGCTGGCCGTGCAGCGCGTGGCCGGCATCGAGCGCGCCCAGATGCTGCTGGAAAGCTCGAGCCGCGCGGCCTTGCAGCGCGTGCTGGCGGCGTGCCAGCCCTGCCTGCACGCCTTGCGCGCGCAGCCGGCACACCGCGGCGTCGTCCGCTGGGCGGTGGACGTGGACCCGCTGGCGGTCTGATCGACGCGCCGCCCGCGCTGTCCCGGACTTGAGGCCTTGTCCGACAGGGCCGGCCCACACCCGTGGCTAGAGTCGGTCGCTACCGAGCGGGCCTTGCCCTGGCGCCAGGCCCGATGACAGCGGCAGCCACCGTGGCGGCTGCCGCCCCCCCGATCAGAAAGGAATCGACCATGAAGAAACTGCTGACCCTGCTGGCGCTGTCTGGCGCCGTCGCCCTGCCCGCGCTGGCGCAGATGAGCCCCGCCCAGACCAACCTGGACCCGAACGCAGCCCGCAAGGAAGCACGCAATGCGCGTGGCGGCCAGCTGGCGGCGGTGTCGTCCGACCAGGCCATGGCCAACGCCCTGGCGCGCTGCGCCAACCTGCCCGCTTTCTACAAGACCGACTGCGAAGCGCGCGTGCGCGGCCAGGGCGAAGTGTCGGGCAGCGTGATCGGTGGCGGCCTGGTGCGCGAAAGCGTGACCACCATGCCCCAGACCGAGCTGGACGCCGCCATTCGCGCGCAGCAGCCCATGACCCTGCCGCCCGCCAGCCGTTAAGCGAGCGATTCGCTGCGCTTCA
It includes:
- the priA gene encoding replication restart helicase PriA; its protein translation is MTHWLSVAVPTPAHSGLGEPLTYRADAPLPAGSIVRVPLGAREVLGVVWGEAPAPSAELAPQVRAIAGGFDGLPPLTDDWRALIGFTARYYQRALGEVALAALPPQLRTLTGVQLARRLKRLAGAAPPEDAPADDCRTLTGEQAAALARVDEGGGPFLLFGATGSGKTEVYLRAAARALAQHASAQVLVLVPEINLTPQLLARFAERFGTGAVVAMHSGLTPAQRLAAWLSAHLGQARIVLGTRVAVLASLPGLRLIVVDEEHDPSYKQQEGARYSARDLAVYRGKLTGATVVLGSATPSLESWHASTPAPDGPGRYVRLAMPRRVGLGPDDDPALGLPRVRRVDMGRQPRDALIAPPLMAAIAERAARGEQSLLLLNRRGWAPVLHCADCGWHSECPHCSAFRVFHKIDRTLRCHHCGLTERVPRACPACGNLDIGTRGRGTEQLEERLVEWLADATRPDGERVRVARVDADSTRGAGQLEASLARVHAGEVDVLVGTQMIAKGHDFRRVTLVAAVNPDAALFSSDFRAPERLFALLMQAAGRAGRDTRTGQAEMWVQTHHPQHPLFGSLKAHDYPGFAARELAERAQAGLPPHAHLALLRAEARTQDAAQAFLTAVAEAARDATRADPAAAHVHWYPAVPLAVQRVAGIERAQMLLESSSRAALQRVLAACQPCLHALRAQPAHRGVVRWAVDVDPLAV